One genomic window of Saccharomyces cerevisiae S288C chromosome XII, complete sequence includes the following:
- the SRL2 gene encoding Srl2p (hypothetical protein; overexpression suppresses the lethality caused by a rad53 null mutation), which translates to MSNFKNFTLNSFEDYYGKPSETPKMEEEKLEVTNVNASSSKKVHKSKKSTSKYDQKNVFRNSMTGIAQILPTKPVKIIEQNIDFANPKSFDLLQSTHTICFNKRINTTNTKLNVETHTSSDIDNDILHVGAPTDLGGNSNDEAETRQLRKFRWSNNKEKSLCEKLTVIYWALLLHTTKRASKRRPILCHQMIAEFFNRVYKEKSRVPITSRYIRDNLVAWVTQGKELHEKGWVGDAKTGDLQEQFNIATVKLYESAEDGRLSIGKDKPFREENTGSDSLVRAEEDSTAVTNENGHISSEKNLKKDRRESIRNQILTLDLNDEDFFQNVMKVLSAIDEPELRQYVIVISELVSMEMDDGKTVREKLRDVELNINRLQVDIKEIKEMLVTLINK; encoded by the coding sequence ATGTCCAACTTTAAGAATTTTACTTTAAATTCCTTTGAAGATTATTACGGAAAGCCCTCTGAAACGCCAAAAATGGAGGAAGAGAAATTGGAAGTAACAAATGTGAATGCGtcctcttcaaaaaaagtacataaaagcaaaaagagCACTTCAAAATATGACCAAAAGAATGTATTTAGAAACTCAATGACAGGAATTGCACAAATACTGCCAACAAAACCTGTGAAAATTATAGAGCAGAATATTGATTTTGCCAATCCGAAGAGCTTCGACCTCCTGCAATCTACACATACTATTTGctttaataaaagaattaaCACTACTAATACCAAGTTGAATGTGGAAACTCATACTTCTAGTGATATTGACAACGACATATTGCACGTTGGAGCCCCCACAGACTTGGGGGGAAACAGTAATGACGAAGCGGAAACAAGGCAACTAAGGAAGTTTCGATGGTccaataataaagaaaaaagtctTTGTGAAAAGTTAACAGTCATATATTGGGCCCTCTTGCTCCACACAACAAAGAGAGCAAGTAAAAGGAGACCTATATTATGTCATCAAATGATAGCTGAGTTTTTTAACAGAGTTTATAAGGAGAAATCAAGAGTACCTATAACTTCAAGATATATTAGAGATAACCTCGTCGCTTGGGTCACTCAAGGAAAGGAATTGCATGAAAAAGGTTGGGTAGGGGATGCCAAAACTGGCGATTTGCAAGAACAGTTCAATATAGCCACTGTCAAATTATATGAAAGCGCAGAAGACGGGCGTCTTTCCATTGGTAAAGACAAACCCTTTCGAGAGGAAAACACCGGCAGTGATAGTTTGGTTCGAGCGGAAGAGGACTCTACCGCTGTCACTAATGAAAATGGACATatttcttcagaaaaaaacttgaaaaaagatcGTAGAGAGTCTATAAGGAACCAAATCCTGACTTTAGACCTAAATGACGaagattttttccaaaatgtAATGAAAGTTTTATCAGCCATTGATGAACCAGAACTGAGACAATATGTAATCGTAATCTCAGAATTAGTTAGCATGGAAATGGATGATGGTAAAACGGTACGAGAAAAGCTCCGAGACGTTGAATTGAATATTAATAGGTTGCAGGTtgatataaaagaaataaaggaaaTGCTTGTTACACTGATAAACAAATGA